A portion of the Ascaphus truei isolate aAscTru1 chromosome 14, aAscTru1.hap1, whole genome shotgun sequence genome contains these proteins:
- the SLC29A2 gene encoding equilibrative nucleoside transporter 2 isoform X2, whose product MSRKDVPHDRYHMVGVVFFILGLGTLLPWNFFITAIPYFQFRLRTVDSMERSVSVNSSEMSESVNSSGRTHIAGDDFNFNNWMTLLAQLPLLLCTLLNSFLYQCISDKVRITTSMLAILGLFIVTAILVRVEMTAQSFFDVTMVTIWFINAFCAILQGSLFGMLGLFPQGYSSLFLSGQGMAGTFATVAMLLSMASGTDHRTSALGYFITPCFGTFISIICYLSLSRLDFAQHYISKSNTKSSQNYELETNTTELLHPDEKDVTEGQKKAELLLNEAESVRKGEGPQRVSICAVLRKIWMMALCIVLTFGVTLSVFPAINANVQSKTDAETWREFFTPVACFLVFNLMDWAGRSATSYVLWPGPDSKCLPLLVSARLIFVPLFMLCNVPVRHFLPILFPSDAWFIIFMILFSFTNGYFVSLTMCLAPKKVLPHESEMTGAIMTFFLALGLSVGAGLSFLFKALL is encoded by the exons GTATCACATGGTCGGAGTTGTGTTCTTCATCCTGGGCCTCGGGACTTTGCTGCCCTGGAACTTCTTCATCACAGCAATTCCT tACTTCCAGTTCCGCCTGAGGACAGTGGACTCCATGGAGCGGTCTGTGAGTGTGAACTCCTCGGAGATGTCGGAGAGTGTGAACTCCTCGGGGAGGACGCACATAGCAGGAGATGACTTTAACTTCAATAACTGGATGACACTCCTGGCTCAGCTGCCCCTGCTTCTCTGCACTCTTCTAAACTCCTTCCTGTACCAGTG taTATCAGACAAGGTCCGTATCACCACCAGCATGCTGGCTATCCTCGGCCTCTTCATTGTCACAGCGATCCTGGTTAGAGTTGAGATGACTGCACAGAGCTTCTTCGATGTCACTATGGTCACCATCTGGTTCATCAACG CTTTCTGTGCTATATTACAGGGCAGTCTCTTCGGTATGTTGGGTCTCTTCCCTCAGGGTTAcagcagtctctttctcagtgGTCAGGGTATGGCTGGTACCTTTGCAACTGTGGCAATGCTGCTGTCTATGGCCA GTGGGACAGACCATCGGACCTCTGCCCTGGGATACTTTATCACTCCGTGTTTTGGCACTTTTATTTCCATTATATGTTACCTGTCGCTCTCTCGCCTG GATTTTGCTCAACATTATATCTCTAAATCCAACACGAAAAGTTCTCAGAATTATGAGCTGGAGACAAATACAACAGAACTTTTACATCCAG ATGAGAAAGACGTTACTGAAGGTCAGAAGAAGGCGGAGCTTCTGCTTAATGAGGCGGAGTCTGTCAGGAAGGGAGAGGGGCCACAGCGTGTCTCTATATGCGCAGTCCTGCGGAAG ATCTGGATGATGGCTCTCTGTATTGTGCTCACGTTTGGGGTGACGCTCTCTGTGTTTCCTGCGATCAATGCAAATGTTCAGAGCAAGACGGACGCCGAGACATGGA GGGAATTCTTCACCCCGGTGGCCTGTTTCTTGGTGTTTAATCTCATGGATTGGGCGGGCCGCAGTGCTACCTCCTATGTATTGTGG CCTGGCCCCGACAGTAAGTGTCTCCCCCTGCTGGTGAGCGCCCGCCTTATCTTCGTGCCCCTCTTCATGCTGTGTAACGTTCCCGTTCGTCACTTCCTCCCCATCCTGTTCCCGAGCGACGCTTGGTTCATCATCTTCATGATCTTATTCTCTTTCACCAACGGGTACTTTGTGTCCCTCACCATGTGTCTCGCACCCAA
- the SLC29A2 gene encoding equilibrative nucleoside transporter 2 isoform X3, with the protein MVLAVFGSYFQFRLRTVDSMERSVSVNSSEMSESVNSSGRTHIAGDDFNFNNWMTLLAQLPLLLCTLLNSFLYQCISDKVRITTSMLAILGLFIVTAILVRVEMTAQSFFDVTMVTIWFINAFCAILQGSLFGMLGLFPQGYSSLFLSGQGMAGTFATVAMLLSMASGTDHRTSALGYFITPCFGTFISIICYLSLSRLDFAQHYISKSNTKSSQNYELETNTTELLHPDEKDVTEGQKKAELLLNEAESVRKGEGPQRVSICAVLRKIWMMALCIVLTFGVTLSVFPAINANVQSKTDAETWREFFTPVACFLVFNLMDWAGRSATSYVLWPGPDSKCLPLLVSARLIFVPLFMLCNVPVRHFLPILFPSDAWFIIFMILFSFTNGYFVSLTMCLAPKKVLPHESEMTGAIMTFFLALGLSVGAGLSFLFKALL; encoded by the exons ATGGTGTTGGCAGTATTTGGAAGC tACTTCCAGTTCCGCCTGAGGACAGTGGACTCCATGGAGCGGTCTGTGAGTGTGAACTCCTCGGAGATGTCGGAGAGTGTGAACTCCTCGGGGAGGACGCACATAGCAGGAGATGACTTTAACTTCAATAACTGGATGACACTCCTGGCTCAGCTGCCCCTGCTTCTCTGCACTCTTCTAAACTCCTTCCTGTACCAGTG taTATCAGACAAGGTCCGTATCACCACCAGCATGCTGGCTATCCTCGGCCTCTTCATTGTCACAGCGATCCTGGTTAGAGTTGAGATGACTGCACAGAGCTTCTTCGATGTCACTATGGTCACCATCTGGTTCATCAACG CTTTCTGTGCTATATTACAGGGCAGTCTCTTCGGTATGTTGGGTCTCTTCCCTCAGGGTTAcagcagtctctttctcagtgGTCAGGGTATGGCTGGTACCTTTGCAACTGTGGCAATGCTGCTGTCTATGGCCA GTGGGACAGACCATCGGACCTCTGCCCTGGGATACTTTATCACTCCGTGTTTTGGCACTTTTATTTCCATTATATGTTACCTGTCGCTCTCTCGCCTG GATTTTGCTCAACATTATATCTCTAAATCCAACACGAAAAGTTCTCAGAATTATGAGCTGGAGACAAATACAACAGAACTTTTACATCCAG ATGAGAAAGACGTTACTGAAGGTCAGAAGAAGGCGGAGCTTCTGCTTAATGAGGCGGAGTCTGTCAGGAAGGGAGAGGGGCCACAGCGTGTCTCTATATGCGCAGTCCTGCGGAAG ATCTGGATGATGGCTCTCTGTATTGTGCTCACGTTTGGGGTGACGCTCTCTGTGTTTCCTGCGATCAATGCAAATGTTCAGAGCAAGACGGACGCCGAGACATGGA GGGAATTCTTCACCCCGGTGGCCTGTTTCTTGGTGTTTAATCTCATGGATTGGGCGGGCCGCAGTGCTACCTCCTATGTATTGTGG CCTGGCCCCGACAGTAAGTGTCTCCCCCTGCTGGTGAGCGCCCGCCTTATCTTCGTGCCCCTCTTCATGCTGTGTAACGTTCCCGTTCGTCACTTCCTCCCCATCCTGTTCCCGAGCGACGCTTGGTTCATCATCTTCATGATCTTATTCTCTTTCACCAACGGGTACTTTGTGTCCCTCACCATGTGTCTCGCACCCAA